CATTAAAATAGTGGAAGCCCTCATTGGCTTTGGCCATGCTATTATGGCTTTTTGGCCACTGGAGACGTCTAACATTCTCTATGGACTGACCTGACTCCATGTTTGCTCAAGTGGAATTCCACAGACATATGGTACCACATTCCATCAGTGGGCAACTTTCTTGGGGGATGGGTAGAGTGACGAGCTCATACAAGACAGGACAAAGCGCAACTGATCAATGGAATATGTTTTGTGCTGGATAGGACATAATTATTTAGTATTTAGGCACATTCTTTGAGCTGAATCATCTCATGTTTCCAATCTTCTATTTTCTAGAGGGAGCCGTCAGTAAATTTATTGGACTCTTTTGTGGACCACTGGAAAGGGATAACCAATTATTACATTGAAACTACTGGTGAGATTGAGACACTGTTGAAATTAAGAAAATGTTGAATACCCCAGATGTGCCACCAAGCAAACTTGGCCTGAGTTACATTGCGAACTAACTTGTCGGCAGTAGGTCGATTTCCTTTTAATACTGCTGTCATATTCGGCATGCGTTCATAATGGCCTAGGTTGAGAGTGCATTCAACTGTGATGCTTTTCCAGGTCAAACGAGGCctgtaaagcagacagacatccCATGGCGATTGAAGCAGATGCTGGATATCTTAGTTTACGAAGAGGCCCAACAGGGGCAGGAGGAGATGGGCCCTTGTATGGAGTACCTCCTACAGCACAAACTGCTGGAGACCCTCTGCACCCTAGGCAAAgcacaggtaccacacacacagcaggtgAAATGTTGTCATGTGTGGTACGTTTTGATAACACTCTCTTCGACACTGATCTCTTCGTCCTAACAGTACCCCCCAGGAATGAACCAGCAGGTCCTGGTGTTCTTCTCCAAGATCCTGGTACAAATCCAAAAGCCAATGCTTCACATCCTCAATGTGTATAGGCCAGTCCAGGTAAGGAGTCATTCGTTCTGGTTATTGtttgtcactatgttgttgtCTATGGCTGTTGGAAatttgatatacagtgcattcagaaactattcatacccatttttccacattttgttacattagtcttattcaaaaaacaaaaaaaatccttCAATCTACagaacaataccccataataactaagcgaaaacaggtttttagccATTTTTGGttatgtattaaaaataaataccttatttatatacagttccagtcaaaagttgtATTTAtgtttactgttttctacattgtagaataatagtgaagacatcatgtagtaaccaaaagaaatgttaaacagatcaaaatatattttatttgaaattcttcaaagtagccagctttgaactctcttggcattctctcactcaaccagtttcatgaggtagtcacctggaatgcaattcaattaacaggtgtgctttgttaaaagttcatttgtggaatttctttctttccttagagtttgagccaatcagttgttgtgacaaggtaggggtggtatacagaagatagccctatttggtaaaataccaagaccatattatggcaagaacggctcaaataagcaaagagaaacgacagtccatcattattttaagacatgaaggtcagtcaatctaggcgatttcaagaacattgaaagtttcttcaagtgcagttgcaaaaacatcaagcactatgatgaaactggctctcatgaggaccgccacaggaaaggaagacccggagttacctctgctgcagaggataagttcattagagttaccagcctcagcaattgcagcccaaataaatgcttcacagagttcaagtaacagacacatctcaacattaactgttcaaaggagactgcatgaatcaggccttcatggctgATTTGCTtcaaagaaactactactaaaggactcCAATAAGAGtgagatacttgcttgggccaagaagcacaagcaatggacattagaccggtggaaatctgtggtgtgatgagtccaaatttgacatttttggttccaaccaccgtgtctttgtgagacgcagagttcccaccgtgaagcatggaggaggtggtgtgatggggtgctttggtggtgacactggctgtgatttatttagaattcaaggcacacttaaccagcatggctaccacctTATTCTGTGAAATACTATTATCTATCGTTCTCTTTATCAAGATAAAGTGATATTTTAAATGTGCTTTCCTTAACTGTAAAATTGTCCTCCCAAAATTCCTGACATTCTTCTCAACAGAAGCTGGTTCGTCTGTGTGGTCTTCCGGGATCGCAGACTGAGAAAGAGGAGGCTCAGTTTATGTTTGTTGTTTGCTCCAGGGTGAAACGAGATCCGTATGTTCTCAACTACATTTTAGAGGTACTTCTTTTTTATTTGGTCGTGCATTTTCAAGCACTAAACATGTGTAGGCAAGGGGCATACTGAATAGTAGTACTAATGGTAGAAGTTCGAAAATTAaaagtagtggtagtagtacttTATCACGTCATTAGTTTGACAGTAGTTGACTAGATCTAGTTGATTTCATTGCATCATCTGAAGTAATGTCAATGTATGAtggatatatttttttattttttacactgTTTTACTTGTCATGTAGATTAAAAAGGATAATCACTCCAAGAAGTCTATTTCTACCTCTGGGGatacagaaaaagagagaagTGGAGAAACTGTGTCTTCCAATTACCCCACAGCTTCCAACCCTGCCTCCACCTCCAGTCCTCAACAGCACTCACCCACTGACTCTCCCTCAACTATTTTCCCAGCCAATGCAGGCCTCATCCATGTCTTGGTCCACTTGAGCAGAAGCCAGGTGTGTTCAGCAAGGACTATTTTACAAACCAATACATAATTCATGAATTTGAGGCTTGTAAATGAACACGCTATCAATAATTTGCCACGTTTTTCTTTGTCTCCTTGTTCAGAAAAGCAGAGTTGCACTGAAAGCCTTTGAGAGCTTGCTGCTCCTTGTCAGCATACCAAAGGAAGATACTGCAGTGTGCCTGGCTGAAAGCACCCCACTGTGTCAGCTACTAGCTGAGAGGTTGTGTGAGCTCTTCAGCCAGCTCCCGGCTACGCTGGAGCCTGCAGACATACACAGTTTCCCCCAGACCCACTGGAAGTGAGTTTAGTGGCCCAGAGCATGCATGAGCCCTTACTGGCgaacaattttttttatttttaattttacctttatttaaccaggcaagtacatattcttattttcaatgactgcctgggaactgcctgttcaggggcagaacgacagatttgtaccttgtcagctcgggggtttgaactcgcaaccttccggttactagtccaacgctctaaccacttggctacgctgccgccccaatgtgCTGGAAGCACAAAATACTCCTGATTCTACAAGCCTCTCGTTCAGTTCACCACAATTGGCTCTGTAATTTGTGAAACTTGTAAGAGTGTGCTTTAAACAATTTAACGccaataccaattattggaggacaaaaaaagccgatgccaattaatcggccgattataaaaataaaaaaaaatgtttttatttgtaataatgacaattacaacaatactgaatgaacacttattttaacttaatataatacattaataaaatcaatttagcctcaaataaataatgaaacacgttaaatttggtttaaataatgcaaaaacaaagtgttggagaagtaagtaagtgcaatatgtgccatgtaagaaagctaacgtttaagttccttgctcagaacatgagaacatatgaaagcttttaacatgagtcttcaatattcccaggtaagaagttttaggttatagttattatagggctatttctctctatacaatttgtatttcatttaactttgactattggatgttcttataggcactttagtattgccagtgtaacagtatagcttctgtacctctcctcgctcctacctgggctcgaaccaggaacacaacgacaaccgccaccctcaaagcagcgttacccatgcagagcaagggtaacaactactccaagttttggagcgagtgacatttgaaacgctattagcgcgcaccccgctaactagccatttcacatcacagcgttacaccagcctaatctcgggagttgataggcttgaagtcataaacagctgagCTGCTGGCAGAACGCACGATAGTGCTGTTTGAAtaaatgcttatgagcctgctggtgcctactatcgctcagtcagactgctctatcaaatcatagacttaattataacataataacacacagaaatgcgagcCATAGGTCATTAATATAgtcgaatctggaaactatcatctcgaaaacaagaaaTACGGGACTGTTctatattttatctaacgggtggcatccatcagtctaaatattcctgttacattgcacaaccttcaatgttatgtcataattacgtaaaattctggcaaattagttagcAATGAGCCAaacggcccaaactgttgcatataccctgactgcgtgcaatgaacgcaagagaagtgacacaatttcaactggttaatattgcctgctaacctggatttcttctagctaaatatgcaggtttaaaaatgtatAGTTCTGGGTaatgattttaagaaaggcattatttatggttaggtacacgttggagcaacgacagtcctttttcacgaatgggcactgcatcgattatatgcaacgtaggacacgctagataaactacactgctcaaaaaaataaagggaacacttaaacaacacggTCAGAACACGCACAGCTCCATGTGGGAGGGGCCGCAcacctccatgtgctcgccagaggtagcctgactgccattaggtaccgggatgagatcctcagaccccttgtgagaccgaccatatgctggtgcggttggccctgggttcctcctaatgcaagacgatGCTAgatctcatgtggctggagtgtgtcagcagttcctgcaagaggaaggcattgatgttatggactggcccgcccgttcgccagacctgaatccaattgagcacatctgggacatcatgtctcgctccatccaccaacgccacgttgcaccacagactgtccatcaggagcatgcccaggcgttgtagggaggtcatacaggcacgtggaggccacacactactgagcctcattttgacttgttttaaggacattacatcaaagttggaatagcctgtagtgtggttttccactttaattttgagtgtgactccaaatccagacctccatgggttgataaatttgatttccattgatcatttttgtgtgattttgttgtcagcacattcaactatgtaaagaaaaaagtatttaataagaatatttcattcattcagatctaggatgtgttattttagtgttcctgttatttttttgagcagtgtagtaatATCATGAACCATGATTGATCatgattgattaagtttaatgctagctagcaacttaacttggcttcttactgcattcgcataacaggcgggctcctcgtgaggcaggtggtttgagctttggactagttatgaaaacttgaaattggccctaattaatcggccattccgattaatcggtcgacatcTAATACAAATAGGATTATTTCTTGGTACATTTTAAACAAGGTCTAGTTGTGACCGCAACCGGACTAAATTTTGAATGACTTGGAATGCATTGCTTGACTACCATATGGGTGATAAGTTCATTATCGTTCGAACTGCAGCACCCCAAATGATTTGTTCTTGAGTTTGTTGAGCAGATGGGCTGTTTATGTTTTGGTTCTACAAAGCTGTGTCCATCATAATGTTCAATAATCAATTAATTACATGAAATCTTGCACCATGTGATCAATTATCAGTTCTAAATGtggtaattttttttttttttactgtctgTAGCATGATCTATTTTACCTGCACTCATATAGGACAGACAGTTGTTCAGAATACGTCTCCAGAGACACCAGAGGTGCGCATATTAATCATGCTGTAGAATTCATTACAGCCAACAGGTCAAACAAACTGCTAAAATAAACAAGTCACTCAGAAAAATGAATCGTTCATTAAATTATCATTAAACTAAAACTTAATTTTCATTACACATTTTACAAAAGTAAATCGTGGATCTATTTATCTGAAACTCACATAATGAATGATTCAGTTGCTTTGCTTTCCTAAGTGTTGTCCACTTGATCCTGCCTTTTATTCTTCTGACAGATCACTTTGTCCTGTCTTGCAGTTTTcaaatgcaacaacaacaaagttTAGACATTTTTATGGTCTAACTGCCCCACAATCCAAAATAATGTTGATTATCATCTATCAAAGTAATCAGACCAATTATTTTACAAATTTTGACTATGTAACTGCTTTGTTTTAAAGTAGTTAAGTAAAACTTTTGAACTTCTTCCATTACCACAAAAATACTTAGAGATAAAGCAAGCCCTACAACCTTACTTGTACAGTTATCATCTGGTTTTGATTTAGTAATGGACCTGATGTCTTGTGCAGTGTTCCATTCTCTCAGAGCGGTATGCAGGAAAGCCAGTCGTTTCCTGGTAGTGAGCACATGGAGAGCTTTTTCGCTTGGCTGGACTTCCTTGACCATCTGATGAGGGAGGCAccaaaggtaaaaaataaaataataattaaaaagcaGAAATACTTGACTATTTAATTGAATTTCCACCAAGAGAGGATGTCGAGTGCATTATATTTGCTGTTTTTGTAGAGCCTCGCTGTGAAATTAGCCAAAGAAATTCACCATTGCTGGCTCGTCGGTGTTCTACAGCATGAGCTGCTCCAAATGTAAGTGACCCCCACTTACATTTTCTCCAATGGGGTTTtgtacatatacagtgcatttggaaagtattcaaacctttcacgttttccacattttgttacattacagccatattctaaaatggattacatagggtctacacacaataccccataatgacatatcaaatttaaaaaaacattttttctcaaattattcttttttttaaaaacatcacATTGACATAACTATcgagaccctttactcagtactttgttcaatcttggtttcatcagaccagataatcttgtttctcatggtctgagagtctttaggtgccttttggcaaactccaagcgggctgtcatgtgccttttagtgTGGCTTctgtctgtccactctaccataaaggcctgattggtggagtgctgcagagatggttgtccttctggaaattTCTCACATCTCCAGAGGAAATCTGGAGTACTGTAATGAGTGACCATCAGCCAAGGCCAtgttcccccgattgctcagtttgaccgggcggccagctctaggaactgtcttggtggtttcaaacttattccatttaagaatggaggccactggttttggagaccttcaatgcggTATAATTTATTttgtacccttccacagatctgtgccttgacacaatcctgtctcagagctctacggacaattccttcgatttcatggcttggtttttgctctgacatgtagtgacaactgtgggaccatatatagataggtgtgtgcctttccaaatcatgtccaatcaattgaatttaccacaggtggactcaatgaagttgtagaaaaatctcagggatgttcaatggaaacaggatgcacttgagctcaattttgagtctcatagcaaagggtctgaatacttgtgtaaataaggtatttctgtttattgtATGACGATTGATGGGGGaaaattatttaatccattttagaataaggctgtaacaaaatgtggaaaaagtccatgggtctgaatactttccgaaagcactgtaccTGGGACATATGGACTATTATTAAACAGTGGTTTGTGTTTTAGGTCTGAGATGGGCGTGCTGGTGAACACTGCGCTGCTGTGCTGCTCGGTGCGTCACATCCAATCCCCTGCCATGGTGGAAGAGCTGGTCTCGTTCCTCCTAGGCAGACAAACACAGAGCGAGCAGCGCTTGGACACAGAGAGTCATGTGCTGCGTTATCAACTTATAGAGCACTGTGACCACATCTCCGATGAGGTAAGCCGACGGTGCTGCTACTGTAGCCCTCAGTAAAGGCTGAACATGACTAAAGACGAGACAACTGGAGTTCACATCTCTCATGTTGCTACTATGAATATAGTTAAACTATTTTTATTCCCTTATTCTTCGTTTGGCATACAACACTAAGGAAGTACCCGTGTTATTTCTGGTTAATGCTGGTGACGTGCTGtactttctctctgcctcctagatcagtatcactactctgctccTGTTTGAAGAGCTCCTACAGAAGCCTCACGGGGACATTCTCTTCAACCTGGTCCTGAGGAACCT
This sequence is a window from Oncorhynchus keta strain PuntledgeMale-10-30-2019 chromosome 14, Oket_V2, whole genome shotgun sequence. Protein-coding genes within it:
- the fhip2b gene encoding FHF complex subunit HOOK interacting protein 2B isoform X2, whose protein sequence is MFAQVEFHRHMREPSVNLLDSFVDHWKGITNYYIETTGQTRPVKQTDIPWRLKQMLDILVYEEAQQGQEEMGPCMEYLLQHKLLETLCTLGKAQYPPGMNQQVLVFFSKILVQIQKPMLHILNVYRPVQKLVRLCGLPGSQTEKEEAQFMFVVCSRVKRDPYVLNYILEIKKDNHSKKSISTSGDTEKERSGETVSSNYPTASNPASTSSPQQHSPTDSPSTIFPANAGLIHVLVHLSRSQKSRVALKAFESLLLLVSIPKEDTAVCLAESTPLCQLLAERLCELFSQLPATLEPADIHSFPQTHWNVPFSQSGMQESQSFPGSEHMESFFAWLDFLDHLMREAPKSLAVKLAKEIHHCWLVGVLQHELLQMSEMGVLVNTALLCCSVRHIQSPAMVEELVSFLLGRQTQSEQRLDTESHVLRYQLIEHCDHISDEISITTLLLFEELLQKPHGDILFNLVLRNLENRCYVTRTLGGGDDSRHFTDTDPVEENEELEEDPFFTDMYGEDEFNSSEHLLHRPQLIREHRCSGQTQALDIVNSFLCLVPQEAKTSQHVQGARYETYVHDAHEQFKECTAFLLNWDWPESRKPTELSVSSSDFFEGHFLKVLFDRIGRILEQPYELNLQVTSVLSRLAVFPHPHLHEYLLDPYIILAPGARSLFSVLIRVIGELMQRIEVIPNFTEKLVHVRRQLMGLDGESGVDHMPLLKGVIILEEFCKELAAIAFVKLPANNTNLQNTDTL
- the fhip2b gene encoding FHF complex subunit HOOK interacting protein 2B isoform X1 — protein: MDMFSKLTHLFQQALETREPSVNLLDSFVDHWKGITNYYIETTGQTRPVKQTDIPWRLKQMLDILVYEEAQQGQEEMGPCMEYLLQHKLLETLCTLGKAQYPPGMNQQVLVFFSKILVQIQKPMLHILNVYRPVQKLVRLCGLPGSQTEKEEAQFMFVVCSRVKRDPYVLNYILEIKKDNHSKKSISTSGDTEKERSGETVSSNYPTASNPASTSSPQQHSPTDSPSTIFPANAGLIHVLVHLSRSQKSRVALKAFESLLLLVSIPKEDTAVCLAESTPLCQLLAERLCELFSQLPATLEPADIHSFPQTHWNVPFSQSGMQESQSFPGSEHMESFFAWLDFLDHLMREAPKSLAVKLAKEIHHCWLVGVLQHELLQMSEMGVLVNTALLCCSVRHIQSPAMVEELVSFLLGRQTQSEQRLDTESHVLRYQLIEHCDHISDEISITTLLLFEELLQKPHGDILFNLVLRNLENRCYVTRTLGGGDDSRHFTDTDPVEENEELEEDPFFTDMYGEDEFNSSEHLLHRPQLIREHRCSGQTQALDIVNSFLCLVPQEAKTSQHVQGARYETYVHDAHEQFKECTAFLLNWDWPESRKPTELSVSSSDFFEGHFLKVLFDRIGRILEQPYELNLQVTSVLSRLAVFPHPHLHEYLLDPYIILAPGARSLFSVLIRVIGELMQRIEVIPNFTEKLVHVRRQLMGLDGESGVDHMPLLKGVIILEEFCKELAAIAFVKLPANNTNLQNTDTL